GTAAATCCTGAAGAGTGATGGAAGTGATTCACTGATACATAAACGCATCCACTGCCTGaacaatgaaagagaaattcaaATGCTGTGCATCATGAAGAATTGCCCGTTCATTCTACGTTTAGAAACTGTGTTCATGTGCTGTTGGTTAACGAATTATGTTCAAGTCTCCAACCTCTTTAGGGTGGCGTTTTTTGCATATCAATGAAAACATTATTGTCAGCAGATGAGATTGGAGAATTCTTCGATTTTTTTCCTAATGGTACttagaaattgttttcttcttaaGGAAAAATACAAACGCAACAACTGTATCCTTTCGTTGTCATTACTTGCCTTGTTTGTTTAGATTCCAACCCCGAGTGTGTGTGAGTTATTCACAAACCATATCAATTTCATTTTGTGTATTCGTTCCTCCCTTTTAGACTCTTAGAGATTCACTTGACTGTATGTACGATGCCCGAATTCCTACTCACTGGAAAAAGGTATGAGAAACGagggaaacatttttaatgtaCGTAGTGGGCGAATAAGTTTTGAATACTATTATTCCAGCAATTTTTGCGCAAATCCAGCCCGACTCGTGTTCAAAGGCCCGGGCACCAAGCACACAACTCCAAAAAATTTGTTGCCTGTTTCACCTTTTTGTCACTCCAGATATCATGGGAATCGTCCACGCTCGGATTTTGGTACACAGATCTGTTGGAAAGAAATCACCAGTTTAGAGGGTGGTGTTTTGAAGGAAGACCCAATGTATTTTGGATGACAGGATTCTTTAACCCGCAAGGATTCCTTACCGCCATGAGACAGGTAAAAATTTTAGGACGCCATTACCAGTCCAGCGTAGATTTCATTCAGACGTAACAACCTCACAGTCTCTACTCGTCCCTTCCCTTTTGGGTAAAAGGAAAGGGTTGTCCATGAGCCCAACAGGCTCATTCTTTCAAAgaacaagtaaacaaataagCTAAagcaaatttaacaaaaaacaacaaacatattgaaagaaaaaaagagaaaaacaaacaaaaacacttatttatgtatttatttatttatttgattcGTTGTCTTCAGCTATGGATGTTATGTTGCGCCCGCAATCCTAGCGTACCAAAACACGAACGGCCTATCGTAGCTTATCCGTCAAATTCACGATCAAGACCCCATACAAATTTCGATTTTCTTAGCTGAGCttgcaaaaggaaaattcaaacactacatCTGAATCAATCTATGAACATTTCTCAGATACCAATGTGGTCATTTTGCAGGAAGTGACACGAGCGCACAAGGGATGGGCCTTGGACTGTGTGGTTCTCCACAATGACGTCACACGGTTCTTTAAAGATGACATCACTCAGCCGCCAGCAGAAGGGGTGTATGTTCACGGGCTTTATCTTGATGGTGCTGGGTGGGACCGGAGAGGCTGCAAACTGGTAGAACCCACTCAGAAGGTCCTATTTACGTCTATGCCAGTCATTCACATCTATGCCATCAATACAACAGCCGGACGCGATGCCCGGATGTACCAGTGTCCGATATACAAGAAACCCAAAAGAACGGACTTGACATATATTGCAAGCGTGGACTTAAAGACCAATCAGAATCCAGATCACTGGATTTTACGCGGTGTGGCTTTATTGTGCGACATCAAGTAAAAGTTGGTTTATCTCTGAACCCGTTTCAACAATTCCATGTGGTCGACAATGACTCATGTGCGAAAAGTACGATAGATATAGATACTTTCTTCCGATATAATTGACTGTGTGACGTTACACTGTGTGAAGTGTTACTCAACGCGACAATTTCTTTCAGAGCACTTCTGTATTATATTCAAAGAGTTTCAGAGAGTATATTgttcttcaaattttatttattatcttaTGCACAAAGATTCAATGTTACAACATGTTTTAATCTACAGCAAATTTCTAGAATCACATCCTTCTGTTCACCTACGGTTGAACTAATTATTCCTCGTCTACCAAATGGCAAATACTATTTTGTATCAAATGTCGCGATCGATAGCTTAGCCTCCAAAAATCTGAGTAATTTATTTGTGAAGAGAGAATCTTATAGCATAAACGTGATTTCTTCAGTTACGTTTCACACCtgtttgacaaaaatattcgcCCTCCACTGGTGTTTGTGAACCCCAGTGAAATAACTTGTCAACGTTTCATTCCGACGAAACACTAATCTCTGTGACAACGAAAACTGCTTAAATAAGGTGATGTATATCGTTTAAAATTAAGATCACTTGGAAATTAAACGCCAACACTTCTACAGAAAGAGTGTCAGAGCAGTTCATGTTTTTGAAATAGGTTGACACCGACCCAGTACCTCCTCTACTCTTGGACAGCTGGTGGAATCAGAGTTGACAACGGTTTACACTCATCTTTAGGGAACTCGAGTATTTCTTCTCCCTCCCTAGAGTAACAATAAAATGCATTAACATTGATGCAACCTGGATTGTTCGCTGTGAATCTAAGAGGAACGCCTGACCAGATTTCTCCTCGACAACAACTGTTGGGatcaatcattttcaaaatgccTTGTAAAGTAATTCTAGATATCTTTCGAGTAGGTGGGAAGCGAGgtcatttcaaaaagaaaggtttttccCACAAAGGGCTCTCTCACTACCCCAGTTCTTACGCCAGgtaattgagaaaaaaattttaaaaatggtaaatCTGAATAAATCTGTGATAATGTCAACAACGGAAGACATGTTTGAATACATCTTAGAAGTAtgcagaaagagaaaaaagaagttGGTGATGATGAAAATGGTGGATTACCAGCACGCACATTATGATGGTTCACTAGAATCCTTTCATCAACTAAGCTACCATCTGAAATACTGAGACGTGCAAAAATTGAGAAATACCTGGCCACAAGCCTGAGAACCAGCTCAACCTTCTTTGAAGGATCCACTTCCATCGGTTCAGCCGAGATGAACCGTTGTGTGCTGTGACCTTGTAATGTTGTAGCACCTGCTCTCCATGCTGGATCCCGTTCAACGACATTGACACGACTGGATTGAGCTAAGAAATCAGTTTAAACGGCAGTCATTAAATTGTTCCCTGGCACATCCCTTAGGTAATATATACACCTTATACGATGGTTTAACATTTATCAggttatgatccatcaaatgtttttgttagcGTGTAATTGATCTTAATGCATCACGTGACCGTGTGTTTCCCTGCTAAAACAAGGGGATGTCCGAGAATATCCCTTAAGagaaatttctcaatttttaaaccttaaTTGAAGAGAGAGCGTTTTTAGGTTGTTGTAGAGGAAcggaaatatttgttttttcaaaaagtcTTACCAGAGaacacttaaaagaaaacatcccacgcaaaaaaaaagtaagctgTTCGTAAACTTTTGTCAAAAGCGTTGCAAAGTGTTTGAAgtataataaacacaatagcctcatTTTGCGCGAAAATATACTCATCTACTTATCCCAAGACATTATTTGTTCCTAAAAGCTCACAGTTTTTCTCGAGCTTCGCTCTCGaaaaactgttcgcatcttggaacagataatgtccgcgaatatccgtgcatattttcgcgccaagtGGAGGATATTGTTTATGTACGCACGGATATTTTGCGAGCTGCGCGGTATTTTGCGATGTGCAAAATGTCCACTCGTATTTTATGTTAAATCATCaaataagggatttattattccactaatatttctttttctagtCTTTTGGCTTATGGTTTAGAAACTTCGTACGGTCTAATATGAGCATCGTACCGAGCGCATAAGGCGTGcgtaaacacacacacaaaaaaaaacaattaaatgttcttgaaaaccgaaaaaaaaattgtgggctTCGAACTTTATTGCTACAAAAGAACATTTCTAAAAAATGGACGGTTCTGCCCGTAGAAAAATTACACTCCGCCTCTCCCAAACGAATTGTAGATCGATCAAGTAGCATCACAATTTCATAGCCGAAAACTTTTTAGACATAGGATGTAGCTTTTGAATCAAGACACAATAGCCGACATCTTGCCGagtgaaatattaaaaaacccGAGGCGAAGTTACAGcataaaagcattttaaattatgatatttattaattcccccccaaaaaaaagataaaggaaaatctATTTGAGTTTGTGCCTGGTTTCATATTTACTTTGGGCGACAAAACGAGGGGTAGTTTCCCTTATTTGATAATCCACAATGTATGATATAAgtaccttttgttttttcatgaaaaagaagGTGACAGAATAAACTAGAGGGccaaaagaaaagcttttaaataGCTGGAGTCAAaatttccaagttttttttctatcatcttCGCACCATAATAAAATGACGTTGTTCCTTCGACGTAAAACATACCTGCATTATCCATCACTTTTTTGACGACAAAATAGAGGGTATACAtattaaatatatgttttcaaatcgcaacgtttttgaaaacagggatatatatataaatatttatacATATATGGTTTCAATCAAATAGTGTGTtattccaaaacaaaataattcttctGAGCCTTTTGGTCACCGTTGTACAACTGTGCAAGTACCTGGCTGCGATTTTTGGTTATTCCTCACTATTCTCTTAATTTTAAGTACACAGAAATGGTCTGATTAGCTCTTATAACTTTTGCAAGCCAATTTTCAGGCCGCGAAAAGTTTTGTTAAATCTAACTTACCGTAAGGAGTTGATTGCCGGGGTGGTGGGGCTTGGGGAGCATCTGgtgattcagaaaaaaaaaaaaaggagaaatcgtATCTTAGATGCAAaactcatggaaaaaaaatgttcccAAAGTTTTCTAAAAATAAACTCATTTTACAATAGAGGGGTTGAGGTGAGAGTATCTTTATTTACAGAGGTATGGTGTTTACAACAACACTCTTCAAGTTAAAAAGCAGAAACAAGACAGTTTGTTATATTAAGTCCCTTGATGTTTTAGGTTTGTTAAAAAGAAGCCTTACTGACTCGTGGACGTCGCCGAGACAGATACCACTTACCAGAGGGGAACTTGTTATTCAACTACATTTGTGAAATACTACTCACCAGAGGGAGCTTCAGAATTAGAATTTGAAGGCAGAAGATTTTGGAACCAACCTGAAGAAAGAGGCGAGTAACagggtacaaaaaaaaataatgtggCGATCAGCAACCGTCTGTTTGAAAGGCGACTACCACaattcaagaattaaaaattattcgCTCCTTGTTGTAAACCAAAACtgaaagcaagaaaacaaatgcttaaaaaaattatctggaCCCTAGTTTAGGTTAATCTTGTTTTCAACAACCTAGCCTGGGCGATTTTCCTCTGTagtccaatttttttattctgaacGTTTTTGAAATCATATCATTCACGAGCTCTTCATTTACCTTTGAGACAATTTTAGGCTAATTCTGGCTCAATTCTGGTTCCAGAGGACACTTTTTGTGTCTAAGCTTACTCGCTTCACAATGAAAGAAGAAAGTGTAACAACAACACAAAATCCTGTGAAAGGTCTTTGCCatgagaaacttttttttagggGATGTTTAACCCTGACGGGCCTTTCAACTGGCGTAAGGTCTATTGGACATACAAACGGTTGAGAATTtaacatatacatgtacattaaaAAGGGATCCGTAAAATTATCATAAGCGACATAAAacacaggcgacccaagctcATTTTAACAGGTTTCGATTTCTTCATTCACTTATGGCAGCATGTTAAAACGATGCGTTTGGCGAAACGGGCCTATCACAAGCTTTCTTCGTGTTCTACCAACATTAGGCGTGGGTTCAACACGCTATAATCCCTGCAAAAAAACATGCTCTATTGCTTGAATAAACCACAACGACAGGACGACGACCACACTCTTCAACTTTTCCAAAACTTGCTTCGGCGTAATATAGAAATTGCAGCGATGAGAGAAACTACTTACCAGAGACTTTACTAAGAATCGATCCACCTGTGAAACGTTGCGAAACGTTTTCAGTAATTTATAACAAGACAGAGGAACAAACCAAAGATAGAATATTTAGTAACATAAATATAAATGATGAAGACAACGATGACAATTGTGTTATTAACTACCGCGTTAATGAGAATTAAATGATATTTAtcatgattttatttaaaaacttgAAGCAAACTTCTACGctttttgtaaagtatattgATCCATTATCTTTTTGACTCGTTCAATCGCATAAAGGCATCAATAACATGCATGGAAAATTATCGGAATTgagacaacaaacaaaccaaaccgGCTTAATGAAAAGTGCTATATAGATCCAATCAAGTGAAGGGCAGCATCATCCCGAAGGTTAATAGAAAAATTGTAGAATTATTATTTATGATAATCATTTAGCAGTGGCCAATCCATGAGGTGGTTCTTCCTCCGGGACGAATTGGAATTTGGACTTTTGGTTTTTTGCGAGGGGGAGAAACCCGGAGGACCCGGAGAAAAACCATCGCAGCAAGGATGAGAATCAACAAAAAACTTAACCCACATGTGACGCCAGGCAGGcccgggaatcgaacccaggcTACAGTGGTGGTAGGCCAGTCGTTCTCCTATTTTCTGTAGCTTCTGCTTGACATGGATTTGGTCTTTAAAAGGTTTTAGTGTAAGTTTGTTCGTTTATGGTCTCATTGCTGTTCTGTGGAGTTGCATTCAACTCGCTCTTCATGTGATGTGGCTTATTGCGAAAAAGTGGATAACTGCATCATCCTCGTAAAATTATACTCTTTAGGGTTCAATAACTGCAAGTGGCCAAGATACACGGAGAACAATGACAGTCCCAAACTAGATCCTTAAGGAACAACGAAAGCAACTCCTACATTTTGCTATTATCTCCGCTACATGCTTTAATCATTGAACCATGTTTTGgcctcatcatcatcattatttttcacCAGGTTCGTTTGatttaacaacaataataacggttataattatcaaaatgGAGTGATGTTTAAGGTCAAATATCTAGCCACTGCAGCCAAGCTCTATTAAAACTTGATtctgcaagaaaaacaaatacttacTCCGTTTAGCTGATATATGACTTTCCGCCATGCCcactaaaagttaaaaataaaaaaattaaaggtgaATATTTCCCAGACAATTTTAACAGATTATCAAGGGATTGTTAAACTATCTCTAAGGCTACTTATTTTGTGTCCTGCTACAATGTTGCTAAAAGTAATGATGCACACCCCACTCTACTGTGGCTGCAACTTGCTGCAATTTATCCTTCTGCACTTCGCTATCTTCCCCCATACATGCTTTAAACATTGTTCCACGAGTTTGGCTCTAACATCTTCATCACTTTTGTTGACCAGTTTATTTGGTTTGACATTAATGAAGACGATAATTACAAACAGGAAATGATATGAAAGGTAAAATATGTAGCATGGAAGCCAAACTCTTTGAAACataataaaaaggaataaaaaagtcAATACCTTTACACATTGCAGAATCTATATTCGACCTTATACGATCCAGTTCTAAacctgaaatttaaaaaaaaaaattgaaaaagtcaaTGATAAGTATTTCTTAATACTTTAAATAGAATCTTCTAGGAAATTTTAATTGGTCTCCATAAGAATGGTCGTATGCTGTCATGTGCTAAACCAGTTATACCTTGTTATGGAGACTTTTCCTTCACTTATTAGCTGAAACACTCCTTGATATTTGTAATCCTaacttttgaaatgattttggTGCTCAGCATGTCAACGTCAACATGaccttgagtttttttttcttttatacacATGATCAAACGAGGAAATTTCgattttaaatttgcaaaatccctaaagtaaattttttcatgtccAATAATGTAATGAGTCAAATAAAATCTTAGGCTAAAAAACAGCCATTTACTtttcactggaaagaaaaacattatatTCACCAATAAAACATTGGagattattgttttcttttcttgtgatACTTAAGAACTTATAACTGAGTTTTGTTGTACTGTATAAATTCTGTAACCCAgtaggatttttttcttctccaccTGGCTATTATCTCAGCCACAAACAACAAGGAATGAGCCACATTTTTGGCTTTCTCTTTAACATATCCACTTACCACTTCCATCTGCgtaaaaatgacaacaacagtAAACAAGAATTTCGAAGTCATATATAgggtaaaagataaaaataccTACCTCGcctttcaatttcttgttttaTCCCTAACATTGTGAAGCAAAATTAGTCAATGgtaaataatttcttaaaactCTTAGCGGACTTTGCTAAAGGGATTGTTAAGTACTTCATAGGTGTTCTGTGAACTGCCATTAAACAGTCTTAACTCATATTGTACTCTGAAATAAATATGGCCCAATTCTGTCATATAAAGTTCACAACACAATGATCTAAATTTAACCACAGCAAAGTGGcccaagaaaaataaacaaaaatcattGCTGAGCTGAGCTTTGGAATTTAGAGTAAAAAgtgaggaggaggaggaggaggaggaggaggaggaggaggaggaggaggaggagtaAGTGGTAGTAAGAAAAGGAGTGTggaaaaagtttaaagtttagATAGGCAGGTGGGAGGGAGGTATGAGGAGCGATACATAATTAACTCTCCACTCTCAAGTTAAGTGGGGCATAGATATTTTCTGgagttatgaaataaaaaatatttcattaatctTATATACTTCTTTCCATTGCATTCTCTGTTTCATCGGGTGGATGGAAAGATATACCTTGTGTGAATGCTATGACAACTTCAGGTGTAAACACACACTTAAGAACACCATTTTCAGGCTGCCCAGACACAATTCCTGCCTCTTTTGGTGCAGTTTTCACTCGATAGAAGGTGAACTTCTTTGCCTCATATGCTGATCTTTCTATTGACATCTCTTCTCCACGCCTGAGAGCCCATCCTCCTACATCATAACCATCAATTGATATATCCACATGACAACCTGAAATGGACCAAAGAAACAAGAGTGTCAAACAATGGCCATAATACTGAAGTTTGGGGTTTAgtaataaatttttataatatgaTTCAAGACATCACTGTTTACATACAGAGTTGTGAGACAACAAAATAGCATTTCTCAATTactattttcactcaaatgaaaattgcatgCATATAATAAATGACAAATTGaacaaaaattgtatttttaatttaattttagtaATTACTGAGAGttcatttaataattttaacacacatattaaataacaaatagaaaaTGCATAAAAATGTTAAGGTTGGAGAGCATGAGTGAACTCTTGCTTCTATCCAGACTTTTCAAATGCATGCAGCTCTTGATACATATGTAACTTAGCATATGTGAATTGTGTTGCAAGAAAGACTATATGGTCAATTTTCTACACTATAGTTTAGAAGAATTTGGAAACCTCCCCCTTCAGTCCTTTTTCCAGAACCCTTGGCTACAAGATCTTCCTTCGTTATTGTACATATTGTAATTGAACATATTAAGCCACTGAAACAGTTGCAGCTAAACATATGACAGGAGTTTTGCTTCTCATATTTAACTGTGCAGATCATTTCATACATGCATGTCAGTGAGGCTCTGAAAAAAGGCTAACACTTAAAATATCAGCTTGAAAAACTCTCCATGATAGCCAATTTACTtcatcaacccagttgataaaaacaaattatcaataCTAGAGAGGTTTACCAAGTTAGGCCATCAGGATTGCTGATCCCATTAATATTTGGGTCAGTATTTGAATTATGAACTACAGATACATTGTATATGCAGTTCACAAACAGAATATATTTGACATGTTTGTCTCTTACCATAGGTATGTGAgttttttacatgtattttataCTGTGTCCCACTTTTCATTTCCACAAACTCTCCATCTGGAGTTTTGAAGTGTTTTCCTCCTATTATTTCCACAGAATAGCCCTCGTAAAGAAGAAAGTTCACATATCGCACCGATGGTGTTCCATGGGCTGGGTCATGTTGGACTCTACCAGATGAAGCAGCCTGAGTGGGTCCTCGTGATTGTTGCCCCACAGCTGCAGGTGAGGGTGCAGGAGATGAAGTGTAGGAGCCTGGGatttaaaaagaagaagagcAAGGTCCTGTTTAGCATACACATGTTCAACTTTAGATACCTTAATATccaaaagttttcaaataaaataatacacTCTATGTAACCTTTTtcaatcataaaaaaatatttcaaaaaaaccTAATAAGATCTTGCTAATGACCGATATAAACCTTTAATagtcaacaaaaaaataacaaggatTGCCACAAGAAAAACTGTTGGATTATAAAATATCTCCCTCCAGCATaacaattcagtttttttaaacttctcaGCTAATCAGGCTGACCCTAACACCACCTCTAATCTCTTAAGTTAGCTGTTAATTGTAAATCTTGCTGTTTTCATCTaactaaatttcaaattaagtaTTTGAGTTTTTTACTTTAAACATTCCTTATAATGGACAATTTCTTAAACACAGTTGTATATCAAAGAATCCATCACAGAGTAATTAGCAATAGCAGACAGCAACATTAGTGTATATATTAAGAGTAAAGAGTGGTTCAATGGGTATCCTTAATTTTTATGAACTAAAAGCTGGCAGttaactttttgtttgatttacaaGTCTCACCATCATTTATAGCCATAGATAAATTATCACTGCTGGCCACAGGGCAATGCTTTGTAGGAGTAGCTTCTCCTGCACCCCTGGGTCTGGTGACTGTGGGGGTACTTCCCAGATTCCCATCAAACGGTAACACTGATTGATGAGGTAGCTGTGCTGATTTCAAGTGTACAGCATGAGCTGATTGattcaagcaaaaaaaaaatgttcagtcTTCTACAGGGCTGATATTGAATAAAATCTAGCTTGCTCTGGGGAACttaatggaaatattttaagtttcCAA
This region of Pocillopora verrucosa isolate sample1 chromosome 3, ASM3666991v2, whole genome shotgun sequence genomic DNA includes:
- the LOC131787911 gene encoding uncharacterized protein isoform X2, with translation MASAREESRISPYRKLLIDLSMELTRRDLERLIYAVGDILPRRLTENMESGLKLFEALEQDVHISPQNLNLLQDGFDTIGRADLAQRIQVFSSKPDSVEADGGQDDIVTDGIGDQGNADTTERDPTDTINPGAEKAHAVHLKSAQLPHQSVLPFDGNLGSTPTVTRPRGAGEATPTKHCPVASSDNLSMAINDGSYTSSPAPSPAAVGQQSRGPTQAASSGRVQHDPAHGTPSVRYVNFLLYEGYSVEIIGGKHFKTPDGEFVEMKSGTQYKIHVKNSHTYGCHVDISIDGYDVGGWALRRGEEMSIERSAYEAKKFTFYRVKTAPKEAGIVSGQPENGVLKCVFTPEVVIAFTQGISFHPPDETENAMERRIKQEIERRGLELDRIRSNIDSAMCKVGMAESHISAKRSGSILSKVSGWFQNLLPSNSNSEAPSDAPQAPPPRQSTPYAQSSRVNVVERDPAWRAGATTLQGHSTQRFISAEPMEVDPSKKVELVLRLVAREGEEILEFPKDECKPLSTLIPPAVQE
- the LOC131787911 gene encoding uncharacterized protein isoform X1 codes for the protein MASAREESRISPYRKLLIDLSMELTRRDLERLIYAVGDILPRRLTENMESGLKLFEALEQDVHISPQNLNLLQDGFDTIGRADLAQRIQVFSSKPDSVEADAGGQDDIVTDGIGDQGNADTTERDPTDTINPGAEKAHAVHLKSAQLPHQSVLPFDGNLGSTPTVTRPRGAGEATPTKHCPVASSDNLSMAINDGSYTSSPAPSPAAVGQQSRGPTQAASSGRVQHDPAHGTPSVRYVNFLLYEGYSVEIIGGKHFKTPDGEFVEMKSGTQYKIHVKNSHTYGCHVDISIDGYDVGGWALRRGEEMSIERSAYEAKKFTFYRVKTAPKEAGIVSGQPENGVLKCVFTPEVVIAFTQGISFHPPDETENAMERRIKQEIERRGLELDRIRSNIDSAMCKVGMAESHISAKRSGSILSKVSGWFQNLLPSNSNSEAPSDAPQAPPPRQSTPYAQSSRVNVVERDPAWRAGATTLQGHSTQRFISAEPMEVDPSKKVELVLRLVAREGEEILEFPKDECKPLSTLIPPAVQE
- the LOC131787911 gene encoding uncharacterized protein isoform X3; amino-acid sequence: MASAREESRISPYRKLLIDLSMELTRRDLERLIYAVGDILPRRLTENMESGLKLFEALEQDVHISPQNLNLLQDGFDTIGRADLAQRIQVFSSKPDSVEADAGGQDDIVTDGIGDQGNADTTERDPTDTINPGAEKAHAVHLKSAQLPHQSVLPFDGNLGSTPTVTRPRGAGEATPTKHCPVASSDNLSMAINDGSYTSSPAPSPAAVGQQSRGPTQAASSGRVQHDPAHGTPSVRYVNFLLYEGYSVEIIGGKHFKTPDGEFVEMKSGTQYKIHVKNSHTYGCHVDISIDGYDVGGWALRRGEEMSIERSAYEAKKFTFYRVKTAPKEAGIVSGQPENGVLKCVFTPEVVIAFTQGISFHPPDETENAMERRIKQEIERRGLELDRIRSNIDSAMCKVGMAESHISAKRSGSILSKVSGWFQNLLPSNSNSEAPSGE